One segment of Streptomyces sp. NBC_00576 DNA contains the following:
- a CDS encoding glycine hydroxymethyltransferase, translating to MSAEPLSPESTAFRSALDVIRAVEPRVADAIGQEVADQREMLKLIASENYASPATLLAMGNWFSDKYAEGTIGRRFYAGCRNVDTVESLAAEHARELFGARHAYVQPHSGIDANLVAFWSVLADRVEVPFLEKTGARQVNDLSDADWAELRQAFGNQRMLGMSLDAGGHLTHGFRPNISGKMFDQRSYGTDPATGLIDYEALRTSARDFKPLIIVAGYSAYPRLVNFRIMREIADEVGATLMVDMAHFAGLVAGKVLTGDFDPVPHAQIVTTTTHKSLRGPRGGMVLCDDSLKDQVDRGCPMVLGGPLPHVMAAKAVALAEARRPAFQDYAQRIVDNARALAEGLMSRGATLVTGGTDNHLNLIDVASSYGLTGRQAETALLDSGIVTNRNAIPADPNGAWYTSGIRIGTPALTTRGLGTAEMDEVAGLIDRVLTAAEPGTTKSGAPSKASHVLDAKISDEISQRATDLVAGFPLYPEIDLG from the coding sequence ATGTCAGCAGAGCCCCTCTCCCCCGAATCCACCGCCTTCCGCAGCGCCCTCGACGTGATCCGCGCCGTCGAGCCGCGGGTCGCCGACGCCATCGGCCAGGAGGTCGCCGACCAGCGCGAGATGCTCAAGCTGATCGCCTCCGAGAACTACGCCTCCCCGGCCACCCTCCTCGCGATGGGCAACTGGTTCAGCGACAAGTACGCCGAGGGCACCATCGGCCGCCGTTTCTACGCCGGCTGTCGCAACGTCGACACCGTCGAGTCCCTCGCCGCCGAGCACGCCCGCGAACTCTTCGGCGCCCGGCACGCCTACGTCCAGCCGCACTCCGGCATCGACGCCAACCTCGTCGCCTTCTGGTCCGTACTCGCCGACCGCGTCGAGGTCCCGTTCCTGGAGAAGACCGGCGCCCGCCAGGTCAACGACCTCTCCGACGCCGACTGGGCCGAGCTGCGCCAGGCCTTCGGCAACCAGCGCATGCTCGGTATGTCCCTGGACGCCGGCGGCCACCTCACCCACGGCTTCCGCCCCAACATCTCCGGCAAGATGTTCGACCAGCGCTCGTACGGCACCGACCCGGCGACCGGCCTGATCGACTACGAGGCGCTGCGCACCTCGGCCCGTGACTTCAAGCCGCTGATCATCGTCGCGGGCTACTCCGCGTACCCCCGGCTGGTGAACTTCCGGATCATGCGCGAGATCGCCGACGAGGTCGGCGCGACGCTCATGGTCGACATGGCGCACTTCGCGGGCCTGGTCGCCGGCAAGGTCCTGACCGGCGACTTCGACCCGGTCCCGCACGCCCAGATCGTGACGACCACCACGCACAAGTCGCTGCGCGGCCCGCGCGGCGGCATGGTCCTGTGCGACGACTCCCTCAAGGACCAGGTCGACCGCGGCTGCCCGATGGTCCTCGGCGGCCCCCTCCCGCACGTCATGGCCGCCAAGGCCGTCGCCCTCGCCGAGGCCCGCCGGCCCGCCTTCCAGGACTACGCCCAGCGCATCGTCGACAACGCCCGCGCGCTCGCCGAGGGCCTCATGAGCCGGGGCGCCACCCTCGTCACCGGCGGCACCGACAACCACCTCAACCTGATCGACGTCGCCTCCTCGTACGGCCTCACCGGCCGCCAGGCCGAGACCGCGCTCCTCGACTCGGGCATCGTCACCAACCGCAACGCCATCCCGGCCGACCCGAACGGCGCCTGGTACACCTCGGGCATCCGCATCGGCACCCCCGCGCTGACCACACGGGGCCTGGGAACGGCGGAGATGGACGAGGTGGCCGGCCTGATCGACCGTGTCCTCACGGCCGCGGAGCCGGGCACCACGAAGTCGGGCGCACCGTCGAAGGCGTCCCACGTGCTGGACGCGAAGATCTCCGACGAGATCTCCCAGAGGGCGACGGACCTGGTGGCGGGCTTCCCGCTGTACCCG
- a CDS encoding glutathionylspermidine synthase family protein: MQRRTIEPRPGWQQTVEAQGLIYPLTRLPDDSLRPYWDESAYYVFSLPEVEALEEVVEELHGMCLAAADHIVTTNRFADLGITDPRIAAAVAEAWHRRAELPSVYGRFDLRYDGGTEPAKLLEYNADTPTSLVEAASPQWFWMEDRFPGADQWNSLHERLVAAWQKQAALLPPGSPLHFAHSAADELGEDLMTVAYLKETAEQAGLDTDWISMEEIGWDPLSGRFVDNQLRFIRSCFKLYPWEWLTTDEFADQVLGTLDNGGGTGSTLWIEPAWKMLLSNKALLAVLWELYPDHPNLLPAYLDGPRELAHTTGYVAKPLLGREGAGVTIHEPGTAPTAVLASAEEPRCYQELAPLPTFDGNHVVLGAWVVEDESAGLGIRESAGLITDEYARFLPHVIL, from the coding sequence GTGCAGCGCCGCACGATCGAGCCCCGCCCCGGCTGGCAGCAGACCGTCGAGGCGCAGGGGCTCATCTACCCGCTCACCCGCCTCCCCGACGACTCCCTGCGCCCCTACTGGGACGAGAGCGCGTACTACGTCTTCTCGCTCCCGGAGGTGGAGGCGCTGGAAGAGGTCGTCGAGGAACTCCACGGCATGTGTCTCGCGGCGGCCGACCACATCGTCACCACGAACCGTTTCGCCGACCTCGGCATCACCGACCCGCGCATCGCGGCAGCGGTCGCCGAGGCCTGGCACCGTCGCGCCGAACTCCCGTCCGTCTACGGCCGTTTCGACCTCCGCTACGACGGCGGCACGGAGCCCGCGAAGCTCCTCGAATACAACGCCGACACCCCCACCTCCCTCGTCGAGGCCGCCTCCCCCCAGTGGTTCTGGATGGAGGACCGCTTCCCCGGCGCCGACCAGTGGAACTCCCTCCACGAACGCCTGGTCGCCGCCTGGCAGAAACAGGCCGCCCTTCTGCCGCCCGGCAGCCCCCTCCACTTCGCGCACTCCGCCGCCGACGAACTCGGCGAGGACCTGATGACCGTCGCCTATCTGAAGGAGACGGCGGAGCAGGCGGGACTCGACACCGACTGGATCTCCATGGAGGAGATCGGCTGGGATCCGCTCTCCGGCCGCTTCGTCGACAACCAACTCCGGTTCATCCGCAGCTGCTTCAAGCTGTACCCCTGGGAATGGCTCACCACCGACGAGTTCGCGGACCAGGTCCTCGGCACGCTGGACAACGGCGGCGGCACGGGCAGCACCCTGTGGATCGAACCGGCCTGGAAGATGCTCCTCAGCAACAAAGCCCTCCTCGCCGTCCTCTGGGAGCTCTACCCGGATCACCCGAACCTCCTCCCCGCCTACCTGGACGGCCCACGGGAGCTGGCGCACACCACCGGCTACGTCGCCAAGCCGCTGCTCGGCCGGGAGGGCGCCGGCGTGACGATCCACGAGCCGGGCACCGCCCCCACCGCCGTCCTGGCAAGCGCCGAAGAACCCCGCTGCTACCAGGAGTTGGCACCCCTGCCCACCTTCGACGGCAACCACGTCGTCCTCGGCGCCTGGGTCGTCGAGGACGAGTCGGCGGGCCTCGGCATCCGTGAGTCGGCCGGCCTGATCACGGACGAGTACGCCCGCTTCCTGCCCCACGTCATCCTGTGA
- a CDS encoding DUF3050 domain-containing protein has translation MSRYDWDMTHEGIERARSVIEPVRKEVTAHPIYQRINTREHMATFMEHHAFAVWDFMSLLKSLQRELTCVDVPWVPRGSQVSRRLINDIVLVEESDELNGGFTSHFELYCAGMSEAAADTSRIDTFVGLVGEGHDVSSALRVAQVPGPAAEFVRTTFEIINDRPLHCRAAAFAFSREDLIPDMFDQVIKEEGTDRFPLFCDYLSRHIEVDGEEHTPMAMQMVADLCGTSDARWAEAAETATDALEARVRLWDGVLGAMR, from the coding sequence ATGTCCAGGTACGACTGGGATATGACCCACGAGGGAATCGAGCGGGCCCGGTCCGTGATCGAGCCGGTGCGAAAAGAAGTGACCGCCCACCCGATTTACCAGCGGATAAACACCAGGGAACACATGGCGACGTTCATGGAGCACCATGCGTTCGCGGTATGGGATTTCATGTCCCTGCTCAAGTCGCTGCAGCGGGAGCTGACCTGTGTCGACGTCCCCTGGGTGCCGCGCGGGTCGCAGGTGAGCCGGCGTCTCATCAACGACATCGTGCTCGTGGAGGAGAGCGACGAGCTGAACGGTGGCTTCACCAGCCACTTCGAGCTGTACTGCGCCGGTATGAGCGAAGCGGCGGCGGACACGTCCCGTATCGACACGTTCGTCGGTCTGGTGGGGGAGGGGCACGACGTGAGCTCGGCGCTGCGTGTCGCCCAGGTCCCCGGCCCCGCAGCCGAGTTCGTCCGTACCACGTTCGAGATCATCAACGACCGGCCGCTGCACTGCCGGGCCGCGGCGTTCGCCTTCTCCCGCGAGGACCTCATCCCGGACATGTTCGACCAGGTGATCAAGGAGGAGGGCACAGACCGGTTCCCCCTGTTCTGCGACTACCTGTCCCGGCACATCGAGGTCGACGGCGAGGAGCACACGCCGATGGCCATGCAGATGGTCGCCGATCTGTGCGGTACGAGTGACGCGCGGTGGGCGGAGGCGGCGGAGACGGCGACGGACGCGCTGGAGGCGAGGGTGCGGCTGTGGGACGGGGTGCTGGGGGCGATGAGGTGA
- a CDS encoding antibiotic biosynthesis monooxygenase — protein sequence MSAIACRCVYDGVTRNPVTITVAYQVIPGRETEFHSWGWAVLRARAREPGFLGGGVLVDGEAEWHVVYRFDSESSALAWENSASWAQWAARVEGLARETGRRSVEGSKVWFDSQTDLPAAAQAPAPPRPPDKWKLWFVNMSAVFPPVLIFNLTILPFLGGVNALIRTLLLCLAVTALVTWILMPRLQRFFKKWLYPPLQALRGRHKRRTA from the coding sequence TTGAGCGCGATCGCTTGCCGCTGCGTATACGACGGCGTGACCAGGAATCCCGTCACCATCACGGTGGCGTATCAAGTGATCCCGGGCCGCGAGACCGAGTTCCACTCCTGGGGGTGGGCCGTGCTGCGCGCGAGGGCGCGTGAGCCGGGCTTTCTGGGGGGTGGTGTCCTTGTCGACGGAGAGGCGGAGTGGCATGTGGTCTACCGCTTCGACAGCGAGAGTTCGGCCCTGGCCTGGGAAAACTCCGCCAGTTGGGCGCAGTGGGCGGCCAGGGTGGAGGGGCTCGCCCGGGAGACCGGGCGCCGAAGCGTCGAGGGCTCCAAGGTGTGGTTCGACTCCCAGACCGACTTACCGGCCGCCGCCCAGGCGCCGGCTCCGCCACGCCCCCCGGACAAATGGAAGCTGTGGTTCGTGAATATGAGCGCAGTTTTTCCACCCGTGCTCATATTCAATCTGACCATTCTTCCCTTCCTCGGCGGTGTCAATGCACTCATTCGCACTCTGCTGCTTTGTCTGGCCGTGACGGCACTCGTCACCTGGATTCTCATGCCGCGTCTTCAGCGTTTCTTCAAGAAATGGCTCTACCCGCCGCTCCAGGCACTTCGTGGACGCCACAAAAGGCGAACCGCATGA
- the pabB gene encoding aminodeoxychorismate synthase component I: MKTLLIDNYDSYTYNLFQLIAEVNGEEPVVIRNDAPTSGFDTLVEFDNLGNFDNIVVSPGPGHPATPRDFGISARVLAESRIPVLGVCLGHQGIALGERGRIVPAPEPRHGHLSTIRHDEQDLFKGLPQHFTAVRYHSLSVREPLPETLEATAWAEDGVLMGLRHRTRPLWGVQFHPESVLTEYGRRMLMNFRNLTAERARKLRTKNTAVTRTAAAMPEHSSPVLIPRTARIPAQRRSPQRRPTHRLHTRRIATAVDTEAAFGRMYADSPRAFWLDSSQVEKGRSRFSFFGDGSGPLSEYVRYDVTSGVCEIERDGRPTRKVKASVFDYLKRQLTTRYVDATGLPFDFTGGYVGYFGYETKADCGASPNVHRAQTPDACWLFADRLIAVDHQEGYTYAVCVAEDTPQATLEAADWLDSALAQLTFVSGEQPPLPVPAAEPDPVAAEPWLVRDRATYLADIEACHRELTAGTSYEVCLTNAARMPAPPDSYDYYRVLRRLNPAPYAAFLRFGDLDVAGSSPERFLRITRDGMAEARPIKGTAPRGHDPEEDDLLRDSLAADDKTRAENLMIVDLLRNDLGQVCRTGTVRVSRLMVAETYATVHQLVSYVEGRLREGTDSVDAVRACFPGGSMTGAPKLRTMEIIDSLETEARGVYSGALGYLGCSGGADLNIVIRTAVIADGEMQLGAGGAIVLASDPVAEYDEMLLKTAAQMRAYQEDEKRYQEFQKYQEYQDYQPSSSLSAAAEEAAR, encoded by the coding sequence GTGAAGACCCTGCTCATCGACAATTATGACTCGTACACGTACAACCTGTTCCAGCTGATCGCCGAGGTCAACGGCGAGGAGCCGGTGGTGATCCGTAACGATGCGCCGACCAGCGGATTCGACACTCTTGTGGAATTCGACAACCTCGGCAACTTCGACAACATCGTCGTCTCACCGGGCCCCGGGCACCCGGCCACCCCTCGCGACTTCGGGATCAGCGCACGTGTACTCGCCGAGTCCCGGATACCCGTACTCGGCGTCTGCCTCGGTCACCAGGGGATCGCGCTCGGCGAGCGGGGCCGGATCGTGCCGGCCCCCGAGCCCCGGCACGGGCATCTGTCGACGATCCGGCACGACGAGCAGGACCTCTTCAAGGGGCTGCCGCAGCACTTCACCGCCGTGCGCTACCACTCCCTCTCCGTGCGCGAGCCGCTGCCCGAGACCCTCGAAGCCACCGCCTGGGCCGAGGACGGGGTCCTCATGGGCCTGCGGCACCGCACGCGCCCCCTGTGGGGAGTGCAGTTCCACCCGGAGTCGGTCCTCACCGAGTACGGCCGCCGCATGCTCATGAACTTCCGCAACCTCACGGCGGAACGGGCCCGCAAGCTCCGTACGAAGAACACCGCCGTCACCCGCACCGCCGCGGCGATGCCCGAGCACTCCTCCCCGGTGCTCATCCCCCGCACCGCCCGCATCCCCGCCCAGCGCCGCTCCCCGCAGCGGCGCCCCACCCACCGTCTGCACACCCGCCGGATCGCCACGGCCGTGGACACGGAGGCCGCGTTCGGCCGGATGTACGCCGACTCGCCGCGCGCGTTCTGGCTGGACAGTTCGCAGGTCGAGAAGGGGCGGTCGCGGTTCTCGTTCTTCGGGGACGGGTCCGGTCCGCTCTCCGAGTACGTGCGGTACGACGTCACGAGCGGCGTCTGTGAGATCGAGCGGGACGGACGGCCCACGCGCAAGGTGAAGGCGAGCGTCTTCGACTACCTGAAACGGCAGTTGACGACCCGCTATGTCGACGCCACCGGACTGCCCTTCGACTTCACCGGCGGATACGTCGGCTACTTCGGATACGAGACGAAGGCCGACTGCGGAGCCTCGCCCAACGTCCACCGGGCCCAAACCCCCGACGCCTGCTGGCTGTTCGCCGACCGGCTGATCGCGGTGGACCACCAGGAGGGCTACACGTACGCCGTCTGCGTCGCCGAGGACACCCCCCAGGCCACGCTGGAGGCCGCCGACTGGCTCGACAGCGCGCTGGCCCAACTCACCTTCGTGTCAGGGGAACAGCCGCCGCTGCCCGTACCGGCGGCCGAGCCGGACCCCGTCGCCGCCGAGCCGTGGCTGGTGCGCGACCGGGCCACCTATCTCGCCGACATCGAGGCCTGCCACCGGGAGTTGACGGCCGGCACGAGCTACGAGGTCTGTCTGACCAACGCGGCCCGGATGCCGGCCCCGCCGGACTCGTACGACTACTACCGGGTCCTGCGGCGCCTCAACCCGGCGCCGTACGCGGCCTTCCTGCGGTTCGGGGACCTCGATGTGGCCGGCTCCTCCCCCGAGCGGTTCCTGCGGATCACCCGGGACGGCATGGCCGAGGCCAGGCCCATCAAGGGCACCGCCCCGCGTGGCCACGACCCGGAGGAGGACGACCTCCTGCGCGACTCGCTCGCCGCCGACGACAAGACGCGCGCCGAGAACCTGATGATCGTCGACCTGCTCCGCAACGACCTGGGCCAGGTCTGCCGCACCGGCACGGTACGCGTCTCCCGGCTGATGGTCGCCGAGACGTACGCCACCGTGCACCAGCTCGTCTCCTACGTCGAGGGACGGCTGCGCGAGGGCACCGACTCGGTGGACGCCGTCCGCGCCTGCTTCCCCGGCGGCTCCATGACCGGCGCGCCCAAGCTCCGCACGATGGAGATCATCGACTCGCTGGAGACCGAGGCGCGGGGCGTGTACTCCGGGGCCCTCGGCTACCTGGGATGCAGCGGCGGCGCGGATCTCAACATCGTCATCCGGACCGCCGTGATCGCCGACGGCGAGATGCAGTTGGGCGCCGGCGGCGCGATCGTCCTCGCCTCGGACCCGGTCGCGGAGTACGACGAGATGCTGCTGAAGACGGCCGCGCAGATGCGGGCCTACCAGGAGGACGAGAAGCGGTACCAGGAATTCCAGAAGTACCAGGAATACCAGGATTACCAGCCGTCCTCGTCCCTGTCGGCCGCCGCCGAGGAGGCCGCCCGATGA
- a CDS encoding benzoate-CoA ligase family protein translates to MTTHPATTAPPAPASSPAPAPADADAPGNLAAHLAALAERRGWSDRAAFHQSHQGHRSWTHGEVHELAARTATVLARHGVGAGDRVVLALPDGITWVTAFLAIARLGAVAVLVNPELPPADHAFMTEDAEAVLCVTGPWMEEGAGDEGRFAGRPLLGADQLAALAPTAEPTTTAHPVDAHTPLYVQYTSGTTGRPKGVVHSHGDPKTYHDLIGRRLLRITEDDVSLSVSKLFFAYGFGNAFVFPLFSGSSAVLVDRRPAPAAVDELVARHRVTLLYSVPSAYAALVADRGNGHQGCFASVRAAVSAGEGLPDGLGQQIGELLGAPVLEQIGSTEAGHAFCANSFDHNHPGTVGRPVPGFEVELRDRAGLPLPDADEGAEGELWVRGPTLTSGYLNRPEETARSLVGGWLATRDRAVREPDGSYRHLGRADDMEMVGGITVSPLEVEAVLRTHPAVKEVAVAALTDERGFSRLRAFVVPVGPARAGLETELIELARARIAAFKVPRSVSFVPSLPRTSTGKLRRHLVRQGAW, encoded by the coding sequence ATGACGACCCACCCGGCCACCACCGCTCCCCCAGCACCCGCGTCCTCGCCCGCCCCCGCCCCTGCCGACGCCGACGCCCCCGGCAACCTCGCCGCCCATCTCGCCGCTCTCGCCGAGCGGCGCGGCTGGAGCGACCGGGCCGCCTTCCACCAGAGCCACCAGGGGCACCGTTCCTGGACGCACGGCGAGGTGCACGAGCTGGCCGCCCGTACGGCGACGGTGCTCGCCCGGCACGGTGTGGGGGCCGGCGACCGGGTGGTCCTCGCGCTGCCCGACGGCATCACCTGGGTGACCGCCTTCCTCGCCATTGCCCGGCTCGGTGCCGTGGCCGTCCTGGTCAACCCCGAACTCCCGCCCGCCGACCACGCGTTCATGACCGAGGACGCCGAAGCCGTGCTGTGCGTGACCGGACCCTGGATGGAGGAGGGCGCGGGCGACGAGGGGCGTTTCGCGGGCCGGCCGCTCCTCGGCGCCGATCAGCTCGCCGCCCTCGCCCCCACCGCCGAACCGACCACCACCGCCCACCCGGTGGACGCGCACACGCCGTTATACGTGCAGTACACGTCCGGAACCACCGGACGCCCCAAGGGAGTTGTGCACAGTCACGGCGACCCGAAGACCTACCACGATCTCATCGGGCGCCGCCTCCTTCGGATCACCGAGGACGACGTCTCCCTCTCCGTGTCGAAGCTGTTCTTCGCCTACGGCTTCGGCAACGCCTTCGTCTTCCCGCTCTTCTCCGGCTCGTCGGCCGTCCTGGTGGACCGGCGTCCGGCCCCGGCCGCCGTCGACGAACTCGTCGCCCGGCACCGGGTGACGCTGCTCTACTCCGTGCCGTCCGCGTACGCCGCCCTGGTCGCCGACCGGGGCAACGGCCACCAGGGCTGCTTCGCCTCCGTACGGGCCGCCGTGTCGGCCGGCGAGGGGCTGCCGGACGGACTCGGGCAGCAGATCGGCGAGTTGCTCGGCGCTCCGGTGCTGGAGCAGATCGGTTCCACGGAAGCAGGGCACGCCTTCTGCGCCAACAGCTTCGACCACAACCACCCCGGTACGGTCGGCCGCCCCGTCCCCGGTTTCGAGGTCGAGCTGCGCGACCGCGCCGGGCTCCCGTTGCCCGACGCCGACGAGGGCGCCGAGGGTGAACTCTGGGTACGTGGGCCCACGTTGACGAGCGGCTACCTCAACCGGCCCGAGGAGACGGCCCGTTCACTGGTCGGCGGCTGGCTGGCCACCCGGGACCGGGCGGTCCGTGAACCGGACGGCAGCTACCGGCACCTGGGCCGCGCCGACGACATGGAGATGGTCGGCGGCATCACGGTCTCGCCGCTGGAGGTGGAGGCCGTACTGCGCACCCACCCGGCGGTGAAGGAGGTCGCCGTGGCCGCTCTCACCGACGAGCGGGGCTTCAGCAGGCTGCGTGCCTTCGTCGTGCCCGTCGGACCGGCCCGGGCAGGACTGGAGACCGAACTCATCGAGCTGGCCCGCGCCCGTATCGCCGCCTTCAAGGTGCCCCGGAGCGTGAGCTTCGTCCCGTCGCTGCCCCGCACGTCGACCGGGAAACTCCGCCGCCATCTGGTCCGCCAGGGCGCCTGGTGA
- a CDS encoding class I adenylate-forming enzyme family protein, which translates to MPKQQPLLADRGFYLGPVFRRAADRHGAVFVTLDRPLDVSPDLGVDLSYPQLADLVEELSARLWAAGVRPSEEVVVHKTDNVDIVLLTCAVSRIGAVPVLLSPGLAGPVVGQLLARLHRPWLLTDSAKLTGPLAELDLSPLVRRTLAVDADAGAGVPGAEPLAMYAVAEPAAPVRLHPREPALITHSSGTTGIPKLAVHCANTMWNRLVPQQAMGWPTRGETAALHMSFVHSRFYHLLGVLLHFGSPLLLITDPTPASVGPLLARHRPGIVETHPNTFVLWEELADAPGQPLSRVRSYGSTFDAIHPRTVRRLLGASKRRSAWLIQLYGQSETGPVAFQWFTRRNAAKADGRRVGIGIPGFTRVRVTDDNGRPAAPGEPGRIEARTRGRILTYLGAREQYQRQLDGGGWWQMGDMGYRSRLGALYLIDREIDQIDSVHSNLEVEDTLMDRLEELREVVIVPGADREPVPVVCVRDEMPLDPDRWRQATADLPTMAEPRQWRFEELPMTATWKVKRVEITRMLAESART; encoded by the coding sequence ATGCCAAAGCAGCAGCCCCTGCTCGCCGACCGCGGTTTCTATCTGGGCCCGGTCTTCCGGCGGGCCGCCGACCGCCACGGAGCCGTCTTCGTCACCCTGGACCGGCCGCTCGACGTCAGCCCCGACCTCGGCGTCGACCTCAGCTATCCCCAACTGGCCGATCTGGTCGAGGAGTTGTCGGCGCGGCTGTGGGCGGCCGGGGTGCGGCCCTCGGAGGAGGTGGTCGTCCACAAGACGGACAACGTCGACATCGTGCTGCTGACCTGTGCCGTCTCCCGTATCGGCGCGGTCCCCGTGCTGCTGTCCCCCGGCCTCGCCGGACCGGTCGTCGGCCAGCTGCTGGCCCGTCTGCACCGCCCCTGGCTGCTCACCGACAGCGCCAAACTCACCGGTCCGCTCGCGGAGTTGGACCTCTCCCCGCTGGTACGCCGGACCCTCGCCGTGGACGCCGATGCCGGCGCCGGCGTACCGGGCGCCGAACCCCTGGCGATGTACGCCGTCGCCGAGCCCGCCGCCCCCGTCCGCCTCCACCCCCGTGAACCCGCCCTGATCACCCACAGCTCGGGCACCACCGGCATCCCCAAACTCGCCGTGCACTGCGCGAACACCATGTGGAACCGGCTCGTACCGCAGCAGGCGATGGGCTGGCCCACGCGCGGGGAGACGGCCGCGCTGCACATGTCCTTCGTGCACTCGCGCTTCTACCATCTTCTCGGCGTGCTCCTGCACTTCGGCAGCCCGCTGCTCCTGATCACCGATCCGACCCCGGCCTCGGTGGGCCCGCTGCTCGCCCGCCACCGCCCCGGCATCGTCGAGACCCACCCCAACACCTTCGTCCTGTGGGAGGAGTTGGCGGACGCACCGGGTCAACCGCTGTCGCGCGTACGGTCGTACGGGTCGACGTTCGACGCGATCCACCCGCGGACCGTACGGCGGCTGCTCGGCGCATCGAAGCGCCGGAGCGCCTGGCTGATCCAGCTGTACGGGCAGAGCGAGACCGGGCCCGTCGCCTTCCAGTGGTTCACCCGGCGAAACGCCGCGAAGGCCGACGGCCGCCGGGTCGGGATCGGGATACCCGGCTTCACCCGGGTCCGCGTCACGGACGACAACGGCCGGCCCGCCGCGCCGGGCGAACCGGGCCGCATCGAGGCCCGTACGCGTGGCCGCATCCTCACCTACCTCGGCGCGCGCGAGCAGTACCAGCGCCAGCTCGACGGCGGCGGGTGGTGGCAGATGGGCGACATGGGGTACCGGAGCAGGCTCGGCGCGCTGTATCTCATCGACCGCGAGATCGACCAGATCGACTCCGTGCACAGCAACCTGGAGGTCGAGGACACGCTGATGGACCGGCTGGAGGAGCTGCGCGAGGTCGTCATCGTGCCGGGCGCCGACCGCGAGCCGGTACCCGTGGTCTGCGTACGGGACGAGATGCCGCTGGACCCGGACCGCTGGCGCCAGGCGACCGCCGATCTGCCGACGATGGCCGAGCCCCGGCAGTGGCGGTTCGAGGAGCTGCCGATGACGGCGACGTGGAAGGTGAAACGGGTGGAGATCACCCGCATGCTGGCCGAGAGCGCCCGCACATGA
- a CDS encoding FAD-dependent monooxygenase codes for MNPPDTDTDTTPDRVLVVGAGPVGLSAALGLRAHGLPVVVLEADPEDRERPGSRALFVHRETLRLLDGMRPGLAAEFASYGRTWHTRRTLYRGREVYSRTFPEQPKAPATTPPFTSLRQVDTERFLRAACRDAGVEFAWGVRVTGVRSSPTGVTLTDSDGGVWHGTHVVAADGARSAVRAELGITMDGTRSEGFHVVVDVADIPGAELPLERVFHYEHPGVGGRSVMRVPFTGGFQVDLQCRDDDSQEAYGTQEAVRDWLPAVLGASDSGKGYGEQILWVSTYRFLRKVADAFTDRHRRVLLVGEAAHLFPPFGARGMNSGIADAAAAAEAIAAVARTGLAGAVAEFAEVRHAAAVFNSAAAGNALDHLRPRRRIVRAKQRAAAALAPVLPWCGSWLEHAPYGPRNGAPAVAGRKY; via the coding sequence ATGAACCCCCCTGACACCGACACCGACACCACCCCTGACCGGGTACTGGTCGTGGGCGCGGGTCCCGTAGGCCTCTCCGCCGCCCTCGGGCTGCGCGCCCACGGGCTGCCCGTCGTCGTCCTGGAGGCGGACCCCGAGGACCGTGAACGCCCGGGCAGCCGCGCCCTGTTCGTGCACCGCGAGACCCTGCGCCTGCTGGACGGGATGCGCCCGGGCCTGGCCGCCGAGTTCGCGTCGTACGGACGGACGTGGCACACCCGGCGCACGCTGTACCGGGGCCGCGAGGTCTACTCCCGCACCTTCCCCGAGCAGCCGAAGGCGCCCGCGACCACCCCGCCCTTCACCAGCCTGCGCCAGGTGGACACCGAGCGCTTCCTGCGCGCCGCCTGCCGGGACGCGGGCGTGGAGTTCGCGTGGGGCGTACGGGTGACGGGCGTACGGTCCTCGCCGACCGGGGTCACCCTCACCGACTCCGACGGCGGCGTCTGGCACGGCACCCATGTGGTCGCCGCCGACGGCGCCCGTTCGGCGGTCCGGGCGGAGCTGGGGATCACCATGGACGGCACGCGCTCGGAGGGGTTCCACGTGGTCGTGGACGTCGCCGACATCCCCGGCGCCGAACTCCCCCTGGAGCGCGTCTTCCACTACGAACACCCGGGCGTGGGCGGCCGAAGCGTGATGCGGGTGCCCTTCACCGGCGGCTTCCAGGTCGACCTCCAGTGCCGCGACGACGACTCGCAGGAGGCGTACGGCACGCAGGAGGCCGTCCGGGACTGGCTGCCGGCGGTCCTGGGAGCCAGTGACTCCGGTAAGGGGTACGGGGAGCAGATCCTGTGGGTGTCGACGTACCGCTTCCTGCGCAAGGTCGCGGACGCGTTCACCGATCGGCACCGGCGGGTGCTGCTCGTCGGGGAGGCGGCGCATCTGTTCCCGCCGTTCGGGGCGCGCGGTATGAACAGCGGGATCGCGGACGCGGCGGCAGCGGCGGAGGCCATCGCGGCGGTGGCCAGGACCGGACTGGCGGGAGCGGTCGCCGAGTTCGCCGAAGTACGGCACGCGGCGGCCGTGTTCAACAGTGCCGCCGCCGGCAACGCCCTCGACCACCTGCGGCCACGGAGACGGATCGTCCGGGCCAAGCAGCGCGCGGCGGCGGCCCTCGCACCGGTGCTGCCGTGGTGCGGGTCGTGGCTGGAGCACGCACCGTACGGGCCCCGGAACGGGGCGCCGGCGGTGGCGGGCCGCAAGTACTGA